The Nothobranchius furzeri strain GRZ-AD chromosome 6, NfurGRZ-RIMD1, whole genome shotgun sequence genome includes a region encoding these proteins:
- the LOC107393576 gene encoding C-type lectin domain family 4 member M — MSVEYHASTMTNMDTDNGKIAYQQFFSDETKLISSVHSLRNKPLRVAAVCLGVLCVLLLAGVIGQAVHYDNVEKDRQKNLSALSTDKENLQTNLKTTLKEKKDLEALRNQLQQRYDHLSREKDLLQTNYNSLTEEKNRLQVSEQQLQASQTATNNELEQVKAANAQLQKDKDTLAAARNNLQTQYDSVVKGKSELQSSYESVTNDRNNMQNKFNNATRAREQLQLSYNSLIQKVEHLQERYNFSISEKDKIASSNKNLTMEMITLQETYNVIKKAENDLQASYQLALNQKHETENLLKNVTAERDQLKTKAGNLSAERDQLLQTINQLNATIQEKKCSVGWRKFQYSCYFTSMTKKSWSQARSDCQSGGGDLAIITSPEEMEFINGLYSSEIEAWIGLTDGGVEGQWKWVDGTPLNQTFWAKGQPNSHQGTDQDCVEFWHRSKGHGDWNDERCSIEQYWICEK, encoded by the exons ATGTCCGTCGAGTATCACGCCTCCACCATGACAAACATGGACACTGACAACGGTAAAATTGCATACCAGCAATTTTTTTCAGATGAAACGAAACTTATTTCTTCAG TTCACTCGTTGAGAAACAAGCCACTCAGAGTTGCTGCAGTGTGTCTCGGAGtgctgtgtgttctcctgctgGCAGGGGTCATCGGTCAGGCTGTCCACT ATGACAATGTAGAAAAAGACCGTCAGAAGAACTTGAGTGCTCTGAGTACAGACAAAGAAAACCTGCAAACAAACTTGAAGACGACCCTGAAAGAGAAAAAAGATCTCGAAGCTCTCAGGAACCAGTTGCAGCAACGTTATGACCATCTATCCAGAGAAAAAGACCTGTTGCAGACTAATTACAATTCCCTGACAGAGGAAAAAAACAGACTTCAAGTTAGTGAACAGCAACTACAGGCCAGCCAGACTGCCACCAACAACGAGTTAGAACAGGTAAAAGCTGCCAACGCTCAGCTGCAGAAAGACAAAGACACCTTGGCTGCAGCACGAAACAACTTACAGACACAATATGATTCAGTGGTGAAAGGTAAAAGTGAGCTACAGAGCAGTTATGAGTCTGTGACCAATGACAGGAACAACATGCAGAACAAATTCAACAATGCAACCAGAGCCAGAGAGCAGCTGCAGCTGAGCTACAACAGTCTGATTCAGAAGGTAGAACATCTACAGGAAAGATACAACTTCTCCATCAGCGAGAAGGACAAGATAGCCAGCAGTAACAAAAACCTGACCATGGAGATGATAACTCTGCAGGAGACATACAACGTCATTAAGAAAGCCGAGAACGACTTACAGGCGTCCTACCAGTTAGCCCTCAATCAAAAACACGAGACTGAAAACCTCCTGAAAAACGTAACGGCAGAGAGAGATCAGCTGAAAACAAAGGCAGGCAACCTGAGTGCTGAGAGGGATCAGCTGCTGCAGACGATCAATCAGCTCAACGCAACGATCCAAG AGAAAAAATGCTCTGTGGGCTGGAGGAAGTTTCAGTACAGCTGCTACTTCACTTCAATGACCAAGAAAAGCTGGAGCCAAGCCAGAAGTGACTGTCAATCCGGAGGAGGAGATCTGGCCATCATCACCAGTCCGGAGGAAATG GAATTCATCAATGGCTTGTACAGCAGTGAAATAGAAGCATGGATCGGGCTGACTGATGGAGGAGTGGAGGGGCAGTGGAAATGGGTGGATGGAACGCCACTGAACCAGAC GTTCTGGGCTAAAGGCCAACCCAACAGCCATCAAGGAACAGACCAGGACTGTGTTGAGTTCTGGCATCGTTCAAAAGGACACGGCGACTGGAACGATGAAAGGTGTAGCATTGAACAATACTGGATATGTGAGAAGTAG
- the cabp2a gene encoding calcium-binding protein 2a isoform X1 has protein sequence MGNINKASKKNSKRKKGASATDQTGSPVATAMLGSLGGAGELDTDDDEDEEGGSKRPFDDPLCTLVKNCNMLHNIVGPACIFLRQGFAQSQLDRDLRPEEMEELREAFREFDKDKDGFISCKDLGECMRTMGYMPTEMELIELSQQICGGRVDFEDFVELMGPKMLAETADMIGVKELRDAFREFDSDGDGQISLGELKEAMKKLMGEQLNHREMDEILRDIDLNGDGQVDFEEFVRMMSR, from the exons ATGGGAAACATCAACAAGGCTTCTAAAAAGAACAGTAAACGGAAAAAG GGGGCATCAGCTACTGACCAGACTGGCTCCCCGGTGGCCACTGCCATGCTGGGGTCCCTGGGGGGTGCAGGAGAGCTGGACACAGACGATGATGAGGACGAGGAAGGAGGGAGCAAACGTCCGTTTGACGACCCCTTGTGCACTCTGGTTAAGAACTGCAACATGCTGCACAACATAGTGGGGCCTGCGTGCATCTTCCTCAGACAGGGCTTCGCTCAAAGCCAGCTC GACAGAGATCTCCGACCAGAGGAAATGGAAG AGCTGCGCGAGGCGTTCAGGGAGTTTGATAAGGACAAGGATGGCTTCATCAGCTGTAAGGACCTGGGCGAGTGCATGAGGACGATGGGATACATGCCCACCGAGATGGAGCTGATTGAGCTCAGCCAGCAGATCT GTGGCGGCAGAGTCGACTTTGAGGATTTCGTGGAACTGATGGGTCCTAAAATGCTCGCAGAGACCGCGGACATGATTGGAGTCAAAGAGCTGAGAGACGCCTTCAGAGAG TTTGACTCGGATGGAGACGGTCAGATTAGCCTTGGAGAGCTGAAGGAAGCCATGAAGAAGCTGATGGGGGAGCAGCTGAACCACCGCGAGATGGACGAGATCCTGAGGGACATCGACCTCAACGGGGATGGACAGGTGGACTTTGAAG agTTTGTGAGAATGATGTCTCGCTGA